One Glandiceps talaboti chromosome 20, keGlaTala1.1, whole genome shotgun sequence genomic region harbors:
- the LOC144450448 gene encoding kelch-like protein 9 yields MASEQADMSSEGYEAKRVIAPNYSANILHGLNSLHYDQLLHDVILIADGKTFGAHRCVLSACSDYFKAMFTGGMKESVEREVELKGIGAKGLQDVLEFIYTGQIELSMNNIHDILGTTTHLQVTPCIDVCSQFLQNEVAIDNCLLIYQMAQTFHLSDVHRVTYNFLMRHFKEASEGFLQLPFSDLKGFLSSNDICGCTELDLFEIAAEWIRHGGEERLPLAKQLMENIRFPLMRPFDLANRVRAVDFMTEDKECMNLLLEAFTYQSMPFHQHLQQSIRTQIRTSEETLVTLGGYKGKPSEKVMAYCSNNKHIELMPMQMGVYYHNVTVMDGYLYCVGGQNVKDTAGKEAVCAAFRYDPRFNEWMKIAHLQEPRCRFHLSALDGRLYAVGGKNARGQVNTVECYTPCENRWAFVAPLDEPRNAHAGTIYQHELYVSGGWSNGRYTDCLQCYNPASNTWQTKSCMHTRRGWHGMCMVDDMLYVMGGNHLNNNGDRVDVMTVEGYNPTTDQWAVLCSLMTPHSETILSVVNKKIYIAGGYSWNAQGKTDRIERYDPKTNQWEIVGQLQQKMNGLACCSLKLPNRVSES; encoded by the coding sequence GTCATTGCACCTAATTACAGTGCAAACATCTTACATGGCTTGAACAGTTTACATTATGATCAACTCCTACatgatgttattttaattgCTGATGGCAAGACATTTGGCGCACACAGGTGTGTGTTATCGGCCTGCAGTGATTACTTCAAAGCCATGTTCACAGGGGGAATGAAAGAGTCTGTTGAAAGGGAAGTAGAATTGAAAGGGATAGGTGCAAAGGGTCTGCAAGATGTTTTAGAGTTTATCTACACTGGACAGATTGAACTTAGCATGAACAATATTCATGACATCCTTGGAACAACTACCCATCTGCAAGTCACCCCCTGCATTGATGTTTGTTCACAATTCCTACAGAACGAGGTCGCCATTGATAATTGTTTATTGATCTATCAGATGGCGCAGACATTCCATCTGAGTGATGTTCACCGTGTCACTTACAACTTTCTGATGCGACATTTCAAAGAAGCGTCTGAAGGATTCTTGCAATTGCCGTTCTCGGATCTCAAAGGATTTCTCAGTAGCAATGATATATGCGGATGTACAGAGTTGGATTTGTTTGAGATTGCAGCGGAGTGGATTCGACATGGAGGAGAAGAAAGACTCCCACTTGCAAAACAACTCATGGAGAATATACGGTTCCCATTAATGCGGCCATTTGATCTTGCGAATCGTGTACGTGCAGTAGACTTCATGACAGAAGATAAAGAGTGTATGAATCTGCTTTTGGAAGCGTTTACTTATCAGTCAATGCCCTTCCATCAACATTTGCAACAAAGTATCCGTACTCAGATACGCACGTCAGAGGAGACGCTGGTCACTCTTGGTGGATACAAAGGAAAGCCATCTGAAAAGGTGATGGCATATTGCAGCAATAATAAACACATTGAACTCATGCCAATGCAGATGGGGGTCTATTATCATAATGTCACTGTCATGGATGGATACCTGTATTGTGTTGGTGGTCAGAATGTCAAAGATACAGCTGGAAAGGAAGCTGTCTGTGCTGCATTCCGATATGATCCACGTTTCAATGAATGGATGAAGATAGCACACCTACAAGAACCACGCTGTCGGTTCCACCTCAGTGCGTTGGACGGGCGGTTGTATGCAGTTGGTGGAAAGAACGCACGTGGACAGGTCAACACGGTGGAGTGCTACACACCCTGTGAAAACCGCTGGGCTTTTGTCGCACCTTTGGATGAGCCACGTAATGCACATGCAGGTACAATATATCAGCATGAACTGTACGTTTCTGGTGGTTGGAGCAATGGGAGGTACACAGACTGCTTGCAGTGTTATAATCCTGCGAGCAATACTTGGCAAACCAAGAGTTGTATGCATACACGTCGTGGTTGGCACGGAATGTGTATGGTTGACGACATGCTATACGTGATGGGTGGAAATCATCTCAATAATAATGGTGATCGCGTTGACGTCATGACGGTGGAAGGGTACAACCCAACTACAGATCAATGGGCAGTGTTGTGCTCACTTATGACTCCACACAGCGAAACTATCCTGTCGGTAGTCAACAAGAAAATCTACATTGCAGGCGGATACTCCTGGAATGCACAGGGTAAAACTGACCGCATTGAGAGGTATGACCCCAAAACTAATCAGTGGGAGATAGTAGGTCAACTGCAACAGAAAATGAACGGCCTAGCTTGTTGCAGTTTGAAACTCCCCAATAGGGTATCAGAGAGCTAA